TGTCGTCCGAAAGTTTGATGAACGCAAACGGGTTGACGTCAGATTCAGAAGAATTCGGCACCACCTTCTTGTACTCTTCCAGATCGGAAATTCCCATCGAGAGCGTGATCGGGATGGTGATATTATCGAAGATGAAGGGTTGGTCGGAGATAATCTTGCGGAGCTTTTCGGCCATTTGACCCGCTTTATGCTTGTCCACTTCGGGCAGCACCAGCGCAAACTCCTCTCCACCGTAGCGAGCGACGATATCGTCTCGGCGAATATGTTCTCTTATGCGCTTTGCGAGTTGGCGCAAGATATGGTCGCCGGCAAGGTGGCCGTACGTGTCATTGATGGGCTTAAAGTGGTCGATATCACACATGATGAGTGAAAGCTCCCGATCGTAGCGAAGCGAGCGGCTCATCTCACGTTCCATCTCTTTCAAGAGGAAGCGCTTATTGTAGACCTGAGTCAAACCGTCAGTCGTGGTCAGCCGGTAAATCTCGTCGTGATACTGAGCCTCCACGTTGGAACCGCTAAGAAACTTGAAGATGGTACGGCCAATCTTAATCTGGTCGCCATCCATGAGCGGTCTTTCAGAAATCGCGACGTCGTTGACGTAGGTCCCGTTCGTGGACTGAAGGTCTCGAGCGACAATCTTATCCCCATAATTCTCGATTGTAGCGTGAGAACGAGAAATCGACTCTTCATCGATTTGGATGTCGACCTTGCTAGAACGGCCGATCACAGTGTGGGCTTGGCCTAACACGTACTTCTTGCCCAAATCGGCACCGTTGATCACCACAAGGCACGCCTCTCTTTTGGCCTGCTCCTGAGGAATCTTCGAGATTACCGTTACAACTGTGCTATCTTTTCCCATCTAAGTGTCACACGCGGGGTGCTGCGAAATCGATCCCTAAAAAGCCATCTGTAATCGTAATACTTTTTTGCATCTTACACCGAGTTATGGCCGAACGCAAAGCGTGACATGCCAAAAGTGGTCTCTGGAAATAATTCGGAAACGTGTAGAATAACGCGGTGGCGTTTGGCGTTTTATCCGCCGAGTGCGGTGAATCATGAGTCTGAAACCAACACAACGCAATTCACATCAGGGGAGTGTGGCGATCGGCTTTGTGCTTTCAGTACTCTTGCACCTGCCGCTCCTGCTACTTACGGGGCGAATGCCGACCAACGTTGAGCCGCTTCAGCCCTCGTCCATTCAAAGTCAAAACTCACTCGCCTTGAGCCTCGTCGAAGAGATTCCAGAGGAAGAAAAAGAAGAGGAAGACCCCACAGGACAGGTGGTCTCATTTGAAAGGCCAGATGTAGAAAAGACGCCTGAGAAAGCGAGATTCATCGACCAATACGAGTCGGAATCAGACCGCGAGCAGGTTCGAAAGGCCCTACCTGGGGCCCCTGAAACTCCCACGCCAAAACCTCAACCAAAGCCGACACCGGACTCTCAGGAAGTCGCTGAAGAACGTGCCGAGGAATCGCCCCGCAGCGCCGAAGACCCAGACCTCCCCTCCCCTTTGGAAAAGTCTGATGGCAAGAGTGAGGCTCGCGAGGCGGCCCAGGCGGCCCAGGAACAAAGGTTGAATCCGCAAGCCCTTTTTCCTCAACTCAACGATTCGCGAATCGTAAATCCGGCCGGTCAAGGCGGCTCAATCGACTACTTGAGAGACGTGGATGAGGGCGAGAAGACGCTTCTCAACAGAAAAACTGAGCGCTACTGGGCATTTTTTGACCGAGTAAAGCTGCAGATCGCGGAAGAATATTCGGCACATAAAGTCTACCAACGCCGAGATCCCACCGGAAATATCTACGGGGTGAAGGACCGATACTCAACGGTTCGCGTCACCTTGAATTCCGATGGAAGTGTACGCCAACTGCACGTGAGCCGGCGTTCTGGCCTTGATTTCTTGGATGACGAAGCCGTCAGATCCGTGCGGGAAGCTGCGCCTTTCCACAACCCGCCCGAAGGTCTTAAGGACCAAGATGGCTTGATTCACTTTACGTTTGGCTTCTATCTAGAGATCACCAACGAGCCCAACTTCCGCATCTTTAGATGAACTAGGCCTCTGTCACCACAATTCTAGAGGCGAGGTTTCGGCTCAGTGGAACGTCCGAATCCTGCACGCGCACGGTCATTTGCCCATCAAAGGGAAGCACATCGATCACTTCGATTGTGGAGTCCGGCACGATGCCGACACTGTTCAGGTGCCTGAGGACATCCGGCGCTTGGTCCAGAACACGGGCTACTCGAACACTCATGCCGGGGACAATCTCATGAAGCGGGATGACGTCGCGATGGTGCACGTGACCATCAGCCGTCGGGATTGGATCCCCATGCGGATCAAATTGCGGGTGGCCGAGGAACGCCTCCATTCGCTCGGCTAGTAGGTCACTGATGGCGTGTTCTAGGGCCTCCGCTTCGTCATGAACTTCGTCCCACGTGTAGCCGAGCGTCTCGACCAAAAACATCTCGATCAAACGGTGCTTTCGAATGACCTGTAAAGCCATTCTGCGCCCAAATTCGCTGAGTAAGGCGCCTCGATACGGTTGATACTCAACAAGCCCTTCAGTCGCCATTGACTGAAGCATACTGGTCACAGACGGCTGTGAGACATCAAGCGCACCAGCGAGCACCTTGGTGCTCACACGATCACCTTCCGCCTGCAAGCTGTAGATGGTCTTGAGATAGTTTTCTACCGATACGGTTGGCATAGTCAGCTCTCAGGTCGGCTCAACTCGTGTCTCTTGGGCTCGGAAGTGCGTTCGAAGCCAATCGATCAACACTCCCGCGAAATAGACTGCACCTTGAACGCTCACAATCGCACCTGCTGTGCTCGTGTTCAAGTACACCGAGACATAGAGTCCGATCAGGGACGTTAGAATCGAGAACACAAACGCCACAAAGATATGGGTCTTCAGCGAGCGTGCCAATAATCTTCCAAAGGCCGCAGGAACGATGAAAAAGGAAATCACCAATATCGCACCGACCGCTTCGAAACTGGCCACAGTGCCCACGGAAACGCTAGACATCAGTCCATAATGAAGCGCGGTGACAGGAATCCCTAGAGACGCCGCAAAACCCGCGTCCATTGCAGAGATCTTGAGCCAGCGGAAGAACACGATCAGTAGGGTTGAGAGAACTATTCCCGAAACCCCAAGGAGCCAAAGCGATTCATCGGTCAGGCCGAGCACGTTTCCAAAGAGGACACAGTCGGTATCGATATGCGCGTTCTTGGCCTGCGTGGACAAGAGAATCACACCGAGCGCAAAAAAGGTGGTGAAGACGATGGCCATCGCGGCATCAGGCCGAACCCAGCGACGAGATGAGAGATTCGAGATCAGCAGAGATGCCAAGACCCCCGCAATGGCTGCCCCGGGTAAGAGCACCCACCCTGAGAGCGACCCCACAGCCAGATAAGCGATGACGATGCCAGGAAGCACGATATGAGACATCGCGTCGGACATAAGACTAAGTCGCTTTAGGTAAAGAAACACCCCGGCAGGAACACACACCACGGATACGAGCAGCAGCGCCAAGGCGGCGCGCCACATGAAAGCTCCCCATGTCCATGGTTCGACTATCCAGTTCATGATCTAAAGCGCCTCAAAGCGAGCGTGAAAGCAAAGATTATTGCGGCAGCGAGGACCATCGCTGGTCCCGTTCCAACACCCGAAAACACAAAGCTCGCCCAGCCACCTATTAGGCCACTGAGTGCTCCTAAGATCGCCGAGACCACAACCGTTGCCTTCAGGCTTAACTTGAGATTCAACGCCGCGCTCGGGGCAATGACCAGCATGGCAGATGCCAGCACAGCACCGACGCTTTGTACGCTGACGACCACGACCAACCCGATCCAAAACATCGTACCCACTCGCAAAAGGTGTGGGTTCCATCCGATCGACGAGCAGAAGTCTGGATCAAAGCTCGAGACTTCAAGGGCTCGCCAGAAGATCACGATAGCCGCTGCGGATGCCACAAACACGCCAAACAACGTGAAGAATTGTGCATTGGTCATTGCAGCTGCGTTTCCAAACAAAAATCCACTCAGACCCGCTTGTGCTCCACTTGGATGAGATTGAGCGTAGGAAATCAGAAGGATCCCGAGCCCAAAATAGAACACCAACGACACTCCAATCGACGCGTCGGTGCTAGACCTTCGTCGACCCTCGAGCAAGCTAATCGTAAGTGTGGCTGCCGCAACGGAGGCGAGCGCCCCGCCATAAATCCAGGGGAGTGACTTAGTTCCTGATACGAGGAAACCCGCGGCCACGCCCGGAAGTGTGGCGTGCCCAGCGGCATCCCCAATCAATGAGAGCCTTCTCAAAACCACGAAGACTCCAAGCAGTGCTGAGGTCAAACCTACAAGCGCGGCTCCAAACGTGGCCCGGAGCCCAAATGAGCTCTCTCCGCCCAAAAGCTCAAGGGTATGGGCGATGACCTCACTCATGGTGCTTCCGGGAAGATCGCCACCCTTCCACCATAGGCGGACTTTACGTTTTGTGCGTTGAACACCTCCGATGTCTCACCACTGGCGACGAGCGTTTGGTTCAAGAGTATTACGCGGTCGAAATACTCTTGAACCGTTTGCAAATCGTGGTGGACGACCAGAACAGTTTTTCCATCTTGGCGAAATTGCTTCAGCACCTTCATCAAAGCGGCTTCGGAAACCGCGTCTACACCTTGGAATGGCTCATCCAAGAGTAGAAGTTCGGCCTCTTGAGCGAGCGCTCTTGCTAGAAAGACCCGCTGGGCTTGGCCGCCCGAGAGCTCACCGATTTGCCGGCTACCCAACTCCCTCAAGCCCATTCGCTCGAGAGCAGACTCAACCTTGGATTCGTCCGATTTTGAGTAGCGGCCAAAGAGTCCTAGATGAGGGTATCTGCCTTGTTTTACGACGTCCTTCACGCTCGCCGGAAAGTCCCAATCCACACTTGAACGTTGAGGCACATAGGCAACTTTCTTCCGTTCGATGGATAGCTTCAAATCGCCAGATGTAGGTTTGAGCACTCCGGCGATGCACTTGATGAGCGTTGATTTTCCAGAACCGTTCGGCCCTAGAATCCCCACGATTTGGTCGCCACCAATCTCAAGGGACACATCCTTCAGCGCAACGATATCATCGTACTTTACCCCCAGACCTGAGACTTCGATCAACATGTTCTTAGGGCAATCCTTGCGTGAAGACCTGTGTCTCTCCGCCAAGAGCGTTTACGATCATGGTGACGTTGGTAGTCACCATGCCTTCGTAGTTCTCCGCTCCGCTATCCTTGACTCCAAGGCTGTCAGAATAGAGCGGCCCCGAAACCTTGACATCAGTCTCCCGAGATACCTGGTCAACCAACCCCGAATTCACCGAGGTTTCTGCAAAAACAGCCGGAATCTCGCGGGCCTTGATGAGCTTTATGACGTTCATCACGTCCCGCTGGCTCGCCTCTTGTTCAGTGCTCACCCCCTGAATTCCAACCACTTCAAACTCATAGGCGCGCCCAAAATAGTGAAAGGCGTCATGAGAAGTCACGAGCACTCGCTTAGAGGTCTGGAGCTGGGCCACCTGTTCTTTGACCCATGTATCCAGGGCTTTGAGGCGGCTTCTATATGCGTTTGCGCGGGCCTCAACCTCGTCTTTAGGTGCGATTTGAAGCTCAACGAGTTGTTTCTCAACCCCAGAGGTAGACGTCGACCACAAACTCACATCGAACCAGAAGTGTGGGTCGATATCGGAATCGATTTTCAGCGGCTCAATGCCACTCGTTGCGACAAATACCCTAGCATCCTTGCCACCCGCGTTTCGAACAAGGTCGTCAATCCATCCCTCCAAACCGAGGCCGTTGGTCACGACGAGCGAGGCACGTGACACGTCTCGGACATCCGCAGGCGTAGGCTGATACAAGTGAGGATCAGCCCCAACGGGTACCAATGAACGCACCTTCACGTCCGGACCGGCGAGCTCTTGCACCATATCGGCAAGCATCGTCGTGGTGGTCACCACCTCATAGGAATCAGCGGGCGTAGATTTAGACTCGCATCCAAGTACAAACACGGAAATCAGAATTGCGATCCATCTCATAAACACTCCATGGCGACCCAAACTATGGCTCGCCGCACGAGAATGAATCTAGGCAAATAAAATATTTAGGCAAGTCTAATTTTGTGCCGATTTTGCCATCTTTGCACTGCAAGGCTGACTTCAGGGTCCTGTGGATACGCCAGATTTAAGCCTGAAAGAATGTCTTCCAGGTCTAGACTTGAAGCCACACTTGCGCGCTCACCCACGGTTGAAGGGGTCAATTCGTCGGCACGCCTAAACATCTCGCGCCGCGACCACGTTATGGTTTGGGAGCCCAAGACAAACGCCAATTCGTCCCAAAAGAGTGAGATGGGGTACCAAGACCGACCATCCGCTTGTTTTCTCATCTCAACTTGGTCAGGCACCACGCCACTTAGCGCAGGGTCGCGCAGCCTGAACGCCCATGCTTCCTCGTCCAGGGCAATGAAAACGGCTGCACGGCGTGATTCTTCGAGGCGAGAAAGCAAATGTTGGTGCGGTGTAGCCTCGGTATTTCCCACCATCGTACCAATCGCGACGACGAGGTCAGCATCAGGTAATGAAATCTCGCGAAAATCCCGTCTAATCAGCTCCGCATTCTCAAAATCCGTCCAGGGATGAGGGAAAGACTCCACGGCGATGTAGCGCCCTTGCCATCCACACGCGCGCAGATAACGTCCCAGGTGACCATCACCCGCCCCTAGATCAAGGAGAGACTCATGAGGCTTGATGAGATGGCGGACGACCTCGAACCGAATGTGCCTTTCGAGCGCATTTCGCCAACCCATCTTTCGCGCAGGCACCCCACTCAAGGATTCATAATAAGGTTCAGACAGTTTCATGCGTGAAAAGGTCCGTGACCCTGATGGCTAGAGTTTCGCGATTCGCGCCGTGCGCAAATTCACGAGCCAACTTGAGGGAGGCAGAAAGGTCCGGGTCGGTACTCTCCACTGAACTTCCGAGCGGCTCGAGCTCCAGAACTTTCTCTTCGAATTTGTTCCACTTACCTTCAGCGGCAAGGCAAGCCAACATGTGGACGATGGCCGTGGCAAGGTGGCCAAGTTGCCGACTCGACTTGAAGTAGGTGTAGCACTGGTCAAAGATTCGCAAGGCTTCCGAGAATCTCGCATAATCTCTCAGTATCAGTCCAAGCGTCAGTCTCGAAACCATGCTCTCGTCCGAACCAATTGACTCGAACAACTCGATGGACTGCATACAATAGGTCAGCGCTTGGTCGTAATCTTGGTCATGCCGAGCCAACTCTGCCATGTCATTTAGGCAATCTGCCTGACCCGCACGATTTCCAAGTTCTTGGTAGTGCTGCATAGCCTGATTCGCGAAGTTCCGCGCGGTGTGTAGATATCCCTGACCTCGCGCAGCATCGCCGAGCGCATTCAGGGCCCGCGCGACCCCGTTTAGATTTCCTTTTGCCGCAAAGGTCATCCGCGATTCTTCAAAAAAGGTCTCAGCTTTCTTCAAGTCGCCCATAGCCTCACAGGTCCGGCCAATGCCAAGTATCGCGCGCCCTACCCCATCCACGTCATTCGCGGCCGTAAACGCCTCAAGGGCGCGTTCGAAGAGCCTCAGCGCATCTTTATAGGACCCGTGGGCGAGCTTGCCCTGGGCTTCAATCTCGAGCGCGTCTCGGAGGATCTTTGGCCAATTGTGTTTGCGAGCCTCGATCGACGCCATCTGAGCAAGCCTTGAGGCCTCGTCGAAGTGCGCGCGGTAAAGGTTTGCGCGTGCTGCAATGACTTGAGCACGACCGAAAATCAGGGATTCTCGATCCAGACCAATCTGATGGGCTGTTTGATAGGTCTTTCGGATGTGCTCTTCTGCACGGGCAAAATCGCACATCTCCACTCGAATATCGGCCGCCTCAAGCCTGTATCCAAGGGATGCCTCCCCCTCGTCGGCCTCGGCGAGGAAGTTTGCCATCCTCTCGGAAAATGGGAACTCGTGACGCGTGTAGAGGTTGAGAAGCATTTCTGAACACGCAGCGTTTACAGCTTCCCATCGGTCGTTTTGTTTGGACCAGAGCTCCACAGATTCCCGAAGTAAACCGTGCACAAAGCTCCAGCCATCGTCCCCGAGCTGAATCAAATCATGGGCAACTAACGTGTCCAAGAGATGAGGTTCAACATCGAGCTGCGCCAATTTGCACGCCTTCTGCCATTCGCGATTAGAGACCTCGCGGCCCAACGCCGCTGCGATCTCGAGCGCAATCCTCGAAGCCGATGTGTGCCCAGCGAGTGCGCGTTTGAGCCGGCTAGCCCAGAGTTCGAAGATATTGTTCGGAAGCTCAAGCTTTTCGCCGTGTTTGAGCACAAAGCCAGACTTGCCGAGCTGGAGCTTCGCGCTTTGGACCAGCTCTGTGACGAGCTGCACCGCGAAAAGGGGATTGCCACCGGAACGCTCCTCGACTTCGTCCGCGAGTGCGCCATCCAGACCAAGCATTTCACGCACGAGATTGTCGATCTCGAGCTCATCGAGCGGAGGTACCTCCAGATCCAACGTGGTCGGCCTTCGTTTAATCTCATCGATAAGGGATGCCTCAACCGGCTCTTGATCAATGAGGTCTTGCCGAAGCGTAAGCACAAAGAGAACTGGTAGTTCGCGCGGTCTGTCGAGAATCCAATTTAAGAAACCAAGCGCATCAGCACCCCATTGCACGTCATCAAGCACCACGACCAGAGGACGCTTGTCGGCCACAGCCTCTAGATATCTAAGCATCAAGGCATATCGCTGGTCCGAGCGGGTCATCCTCTCGCTCGAAACATCCTCGGCCTGCCCCATCAAAACGATTTCGGCAAATTTGGAATCGCGAAGCTCGGATGTCTCAGTTTCACGCATGAGCACTTGATTGACGCGTTCACAGAGTTCGTCCTCAAAAAGGCCGACGCATCTCATATGGCTCGAGAACATGCGTCTCAATCCGTCCATCTCCCCAGCGTTGGTGCCATGGTTAGCGACCATGAAGTTCGCCGCGCCGAGTTCTTGAGCACGTTTGGCAAGCCAGGTTGCGAGTCTGCTCTTCCCGGCACCTGGTCCACCGCGCAGAAGAACCGTTTGAGGCGTTCTGGTTTCGCGGGCGCGTCTGAGGGCTGCCCAGAGCTGATTTCGCTTGGTTTCCCTTCCGACCATTGGCAGTGCACGAATCCCGAAAAGGCCAAGACCCACGCCATAGAGCTGCGGCAAGGAGTACTGCGTATGGTTGGACTGCCACTTGGTGGGCATCGGGGGCAGCAGACGACGAATCCCACGTGCGTCCAGGTCGGTGAGAGCCTCGTTGAGGTGCGCGGCGAGCGCTGTAGTCTCGCGGATTTTGTTGTCTTGCAGGACCTGAGTGGTTTGAGGCCGGTCCATGATCGTACGTTCTAGCTCGTCCCAACTCCACTCCTCCTCAGGGTCTTCGGTGGGTGCGGTCGTTGGCCCCTTCACAGGCAACAACGTCACGGTCTTTCGTTTCCTAGACGCAGGAGGAGCCTCCATCAAGCGCAACATATGGGCCGCGTCAGCCGCCAACTGAAATCTGTCTTCTGGGGACTTCTGAAGCAGACGCATGACCCACGGCTCGAACTCCTCGGGCACCGGGATTCGAGGCTTGATGGGCCTTGGCACCTCGAGGGCATGCGCACGTGCGAAGGCGCTGGAAGACGCCTCGACAAAGGGCGGTTCCCCATCCACGAGTTCAAACGCCATACAACCAAGCGCATAGAGGTCCGTCCACGGCCCGTAGTCTCGCCAGGTACCCCGGAACTGTTCGGGCGCCATATAATGAGGTGTTCCCCAGCCCTGCTCTACACTTCCCGCCCGTTCGAAGCTCTCAGCAAGCCTTGCCAAACCGAAGTCCGTCAGCTTGATTCCAGGGGCCTGAGTACCGCACCCAACCAGCACGTTCGCGGGTTTGAGGTCTCGGTGAATGATTCCCTCGGCGTGGGCATGCGCGAGCGCTTCGAGCACAGTGAGGAGCGAAATCCGAATCTCATCCCAACCAAGCACGGCTTGATATTTTCGAAGGGAGCCACGAAGCGCGAGCTCCATCGCGATGTACGGACTCCCAGACACGAGTTTTCCACCGGAAGCCTCCTCGGCCTCGAGGTCGATGGCGCCGTATTCAAGGGGCGCGACAATCCCCGGGTGGTGTAGCGCTGCAACGGCCCGGACTTCGTTTCTAAAACTATCTAAATACGAGTCTTTCCGGGCACCTTCGGCAGTCACGACCTTGATGGCCACCGGCATACCCTCGGCGATATGGAGGCCAGACCAGACCTCTCCCATGCCACCGCGTCCAATGACGTGGCGCAACTCGAACGGGCCGAGTGGGATGGGTTTATTCACGGAACCTCCAAGGCAAAGCGCGAGGATCGTAGCGCCTGTGCGTCAACATCGCAATGGATCTTGCAAGGCCTCGCGATCAACGATAGATGCTCAATGGCCCGCGAACTCGCACCCAGGCAAGGTTATGCCAAAGCGTACTGACATAAAAACCATTTGCATTCTGGGCTCCGGTCCGATCGTCATCGGTCAGGCATGCGAGTTCGACTACTCGGGAACTCAAGCGATCCGCGCACTTAAGGCCGAAGGATACCGAGTTGTGCTGGTGAACTCGAATCCCGCCACGATCATGACTGATCCTGAGATGGCCGACGCCACTTATGTAGAGCCCTTGACCGTGGAGTTTGTGACTCGGGTACTCGAAAAAGAGCGGCCTGATGCCCTGCTCCCAACGATGGGCGGCCAGACGGCCTTGAATCTCGGCCTCAAACTGGCAGAAAAAGGCATTTTGGAGAGGCTCGGCGTAGAGATGGTGGGTGTGCGGCCAGACGTCATCGAGAAAGCTGAAGACCGAGAAAAATTCTTCGATGTGATGCAGTCCATCGACATTGAGCAGCCTCGTTCAGGGGTCGCAAGATCCATGGACGACGCGTGGAAGATCCTTGAACGTACAGGGTTTCCTGCCATTTTGCGCCCCAGCTTCACCATGGGCGGTGTGGGCGGAAATATCGCGTACAACCGTGCTGAGTTCGAAGAGTTTGTGAAGTGGGCGCTTCGTCAAAGCCCCACTGCTGAGGTCTTGATCGACGAAAGTTTGATTGGTTGGAAGGAGTTTGAGCTCGAGGTGATGCGGGATCGCAACGATAACGTGATGATCATCTGCGGCATTGAGAACCTCGACGCGCTCGGTGTTCACACCGGAGATTCCATCACGGTCGCCCCGATTCAGACGCTCTCGGACAGCGAGTATCACGCGATGCGAGACGATGCGCTCCGCATCATTCGAGCAATCGGCGTTGAGACCGGCGGCTGCAATATTCAGTTTGCGGTGGACACAAAGACAGGTCGACGCGTCGTCATCGAGATGAACCCGCGCGTCTCACGCTCTTCGGCGCTCGCCTCCAAGGCTACGGGCTATCCGATTGCCAAGGTCGCCGCGCTTCTGGCCGTCGGATACACGCTCGACGAGGTCAAAAACGACATCACAGGCACCTCGGCTGCGTTTGAACCGGTCTTGGACTACGTGGTTGTGAAGTGGCCGCGTTTTGCGTTTGAGAAATTCCCGGGCACCTCGAAGCGTCTCACGACGCAGATGAAGTCCGTGGGGGAAGCGATGGCCATTGCCCGAACTTTCCCCGAGGCTCTGCTCAAGGCGGCTCGAAGCCTCGAAACGGGCGCTTACGGGCTCTCTCCGGCGACTGAAGTGCCAGAAGGTGTGGAACTTGGGGATTATTTCGGCCCGCTCTTGAGCGCCCCGACACCTCAGCGTCCGTGGCACGTGATGGACGCACTGCGTGCGGGTCTGGGCATTGACTTCATCTACGAGAAGACTGGGTTTGACCCTTGGTTCTTGCAGCAGATGGCCTCGATTGTAGCGGCGGAAGATGGACTGAAAAAGGAACTCAGCGCTGCCACGATCAAACGAGCAAAGGTGCTCGGGCTCGATGACCGAGCGATTGCTGAGGTCACAGGCAAAACCGCGGCTGAGATACGGAGCCTTAGGCTTTCGCATGAGATCCGCCCTGTCTTCAAACAGGTGGACACGTGTGCTGGAGAGTTCGCTGCAATCACCTCGTACTTCTACTCTACGTTTGAATCTGGCGAGAACGAAGCGCTCACAGATGACGAACGTCCGATCATGATACTTGGAGGCGGTCCCAACCGCATTGGTCAGGGCATCGAGTTCGACTATTGCGCCGTCCATGCCTGCATGGCGCTGCGCAAGCAGGGATATCGAACGATCATGGTCAATTGTAATCCTGAGACCGTGAGTACGGATTACGATATTGCGGACCGTCTCTATTTCGAGCCTCTCACCTTCGAAACGGTGATGGCCATTGTGGAGAATGAGAATCCACGCGGCGTGATTCTGCAGTTCGGAGGACAGACACCGCTCAAGCTCGCGGAACCACTCGCGGCACACGGCGTGCCAATCCTCGGCACCTCCCACGACACTATCGATCTGACCGAGGATCGCGAGCGATTCAACGTGATCGTTGAAAAACTGGGGCTCTTGCAACCCGCCGGTTCGACAGCCCAAACGTTGGCCGAAGCGACGAAAGTTGCGGAGGGTATCGGCTATCCAGTGCTCGTCAGACCGAGCTACGTCCTTGGTGGGTTGGCCATGCAAGTGGTCTACAACGAAGACGAGATGAGGGATGTGTTCGAACGCGCCAGGGTGGAGTCACACGGAAAAGGTGTGCTCATCGACAAGTTCCTCGACGACGCCATTGAAGTCGACGTGGATTGCATCTGTGACGGCGAGCACGCCGTGATAGGTGGCGTCATGGAGCATATTGAGGAAGCAGGTGTTCACTCTGGAGACTCGGCATGTGTCACGCCACCTCATCACCTTTCAGAAGCCGTTCTTCGGGTCATCCGAGAGCAAACCCTCGCTTTGGCTCGGGAGCTCAAAATCGTCGGTCTCATGAACGTTCAGTACGCCGTTCAAGATCGACGCGTCTTCATCCTTGAAGTCAACCCTCGAGCGAGTCGTACGGTCCCATTCATCTCGAAGTCTATCGGGCACCCCTTGGCTGGATACGCCGCTAGGATCATGCTCGGCGAGACCTTGAATGATATTGGCTTCACCAAAGAGATTG
This Microvenator marinus DNA region includes the following protein-coding sequences:
- a CDS encoding serine/threonine-protein kinase PknK, giving the protein MNKPIPLGPFELRHVIGRGGMGEVWSGLHIAEGMPVAIKVVTAEGARKDSYLDSFRNEVRAVAALHHPGIVAPLEYGAIDLEAEEASGGKLVSGSPYIAMELALRGSLRKYQAVLGWDEIRISLLTVLEALAHAHAEGIIHRDLKPANVLVGCGTQAPGIKLTDFGLARLAESFERAGSVEQGWGTPHYMAPEQFRGTWRDYGPWTDLYALGCMAFELVDGEPPFVEASSSAFARAHALEVPRPIKPRIPVPEEFEPWVMRLLQKSPEDRFQLAADAAHMLRLMEAPPASRKRKTVTLLPVKGPTTAPTEDPEEEWSWDELERTIMDRPQTTQVLQDNKIRETTALAAHLNEALTDLDARGIRRLLPPMPTKWQSNHTQYSLPQLYGVGLGLFGIRALPMVGRETKRNQLWAALRRARETRTPQTVLLRGGPGAGKSRLATWLAKRAQELGAANFMVANHGTNAGEMDGLRRMFSSHMRCVGLFEDELCERVNQVLMRETETSELRDSKFAEIVLMGQAEDVSSERMTRSDQRYALMLRYLEAVADKRPLVVVLDDVQWGADALGFLNWILDRPRELPVLFVLTLRQDLIDQEPVEASLIDEIKRRPTTLDLEVPPLDELEIDNLVREMLGLDGALADEVEERSGGNPLFAVQLVTELVQSAKLQLGKSGFVLKHGEKLELPNNIFELWASRLKRALAGHTSASRIALEIAAALGREVSNREWQKACKLAQLDVEPHLLDTLVAHDLIQLGDDGWSFVHGLLRESVELWSKQNDRWEAVNAACSEMLLNLYTRHEFPFSERMANFLAEADEGEASLGYRLEAADIRVEMCDFARAEEHIRKTYQTAHQIGLDRESLIFGRAQVIAARANLYRAHFDEASRLAQMASIEARKHNWPKILRDALEIEAQGKLAHGSYKDALRLFERALEAFTAANDVDGVGRAILGIGRTCEAMGDLKKAETFFEESRMTFAAKGNLNGVARALNALGDAARGQGYLHTARNFANQAMQHYQELGNRAGQADCLNDMAELARHDQDYDQALTYCMQSIELFESIGSDESMVSRLTLGLILRDYARFSEALRIFDQCYTYFKSSRQLGHLATAIVHMLACLAAEGKWNKFEEKVLELEPLGSSVESTDPDLSASLKLAREFAHGANRETLAIRVTDLFTHETV
- the carB gene encoding carbamoyl-phosphate synthase large subunit — translated: MPKRTDIKTICILGSGPIVIGQACEFDYSGTQAIRALKAEGYRVVLVNSNPATIMTDPEMADATYVEPLTVEFVTRVLEKERPDALLPTMGGQTALNLGLKLAEKGILERLGVEMVGVRPDVIEKAEDREKFFDVMQSIDIEQPRSGVARSMDDAWKILERTGFPAILRPSFTMGGVGGNIAYNRAEFEEFVKWALRQSPTAEVLIDESLIGWKEFELEVMRDRNDNVMIICGIENLDALGVHTGDSITVAPIQTLSDSEYHAMRDDALRIIRAIGVETGGCNIQFAVDTKTGRRVVIEMNPRVSRSSALASKATGYPIAKVAALLAVGYTLDEVKNDITGTSAAFEPVLDYVVVKWPRFAFEKFPGTSKRLTTQMKSVGEAMAIARTFPEALLKAARSLETGAYGLSPATEVPEGVELGDYFGPLLSAPTPQRPWHVMDALRAGLGIDFIYEKTGFDPWFLQQMASIVAAEDGLKKELSAATIKRAKVLGLDDRAIAEVTGKTAAEIRSLRLSHEIRPVFKQVDTCAGEFAAITSYFYSTFESGENEALTDDERPIMILGGGPNRIGQGIEFDYCAVHACMALRKQGYRTIMVNCNPETVSTDYDIADRLYFEPLTFETVMAIVENENPRGVILQFGGQTPLKLAEPLAAHGVPILGTSHDTIDLTEDRERFNVIVEKLGLLQPAGSTAQTLAEATKVAEGIGYPVLVRPSYVLGGLAMQVVYNEDEMRDVFERARVESHGKGVLIDKFLDDAIEVDVDCICDGEHAVIGGVMEHIEEAGVHSGDSACVTPPHHLSEAVLRVIREQTLALARELKIVGLMNVQYAVQDRRVFILEVNPRASRTVPFISKSIGHPLAGYAARIMLGETLNDIGFTKEIVPRHYAVKESVFPFSRFPDVDTILGPEMRSTGEVMGIDDDFFHAFMKAQIGASNEPAESGQVFISVRDKDKWSVVPVARTLVELGFELVSTKGTARYLKENGLDARVVNKVKEGQPHIVDDIINGEIAMVINTTVGTSAVADSRSIRRETLNRAIPYFTTLAGARAAIQAMAESKTSAPGVKSLQEFHALLSR